The Tepidibacter aestuarii genome contains a region encoding:
- a CDS encoding accessory gene regulator ArgB-like protein, translating into MIKKISQYIAALIGKELQNDKSKIDIYSYALEIIIGTILKLTLIILISFILGLLPTTLACLISFIIFRHFGGGVHLSTYNRCLTAGVITFLIMGKLAYINIQINVLITIVIGTFLFGIYSIMKYIPAGTKKKRIIDKNQRLKRKQETFFMLFIWLIVIVILINYKLTAYAFSCVLGALNSFFFITPTGYWVFDTIDNIIDKNKRRWMKNV; encoded by the coding sequence ATGATTAAAAAAATTTCACAATATATAGCTGCTTTAATAGGGAAAGAATTACAAAATGATAAAAGTAAAATAGATATTTATTCTTATGCATTAGAAATTATTATAGGAACAATATTAAAGTTAACTCTAATTATATTAATATCATTTATATTAGGATTGTTACCAACAACATTAGCATGTCTTATAAGTTTTATTATATTTAGACACTTTGGCGGCGGTGTTCATTTATCTACATATAATAGATGCTTAACTGCAGGGGTCATTACCTTTTTGATTATGGGTAAATTAGCATATATCAATATTCAAATAAATGTCTTAATAACAATTGTAATAGGGACTTTTTTATTTGGTATATACAGTATTATGAAGTATATTCCTGCAGGAACTAAAAAGAAAAGAATTATTGATAAAAACCAAAGATTAAAACGAAAACAGGAAACCTTTTTTATGTTATTTATATGGTTAATAGTTATAGTTATATTAATCAATTATAAATTGACAGCATATGCTTTTAGCTGTGTTTTAGGAGCATTAAATAGTTTCTTTTTTATAACTCCAACGGGTTATTGGGTATTTGATACCATTGATAACATAATAGATAAAAATAAAAGGAGATGGATGAAAAATGTTTAA